Proteins encoded in a region of the Natator depressus isolate rNatDep1 chromosome 23, rNatDep2.hap1, whole genome shotgun sequence genome:
- the LOC141976881 gene encoding T-cell-interacting, activating receptor on myeloid cells protein 1-like, translating to MTSLLPVPTARPLPAERVRLWCATVHSESKPSYPKPSISLSPSGGVSLGGAVSVWCRGQHRDMQFVLNKEGRHFPPVDPNGLEAVFPISNVSREHGGSYSCSYHSRSKPSARSSPSDPVELVVRDPSLPRPSISLSPTGVTAPGADVTIRCEGQRRDVRFFLHKAGDLNPPRDMDPAGDGAEFHIPTVGRQHGGNYSCSYRPPSEPFVSSDPSDPVELVVAGPWAPPECGGQRVTSQPPPARCLAVFGSSQDTPGMGSLRSRQAGAEAPQPLPGRQDFTDANIACLALSATVLLIMGLILTEAYYSRPREVP from the exons ATGACGTCGCTATTGCCCGTTCCCACTGCGCGTCCTCTGCCGGCAGAGCGCGTCCGCCTTTGGTGCGCCACCGTCCACAgcgagagca agcccagctacCCCAAACCCAGCATCTCCCTGAGCCCCAgcgggggggtctccctgggggGAGCCGTGTCCGTCTGGTGTCGGGGGCAGCACCGGGACATGCAGTTCGTGCTGAATAAAGAGGGACGCCATTTCCCACCTGTGGATCCGAACGGGTTGGAGGCTGTGTTTCCCATCAGCAACGTGAGCCGGGAGCACGGCGGGAGCTACAGCTGCTCCTATCACAGCAGATCAAAGCCGTCTGCCAGGTCGTCCCCCAGCGACCCcgtggagctggtggtgagag ATCCCAGCCTGCCCAGACCCTCCATCTCTCTGAGCCCCACTGGGGTCACCGCCCCAGGGGCAGACGTCACCATCCGGTGTGAGGGGCAGCGCCGGGACGTGAGGTTCTTCCTGCACAAGGCTGGAGACCTGAACCCGCCGCGAGACATGGACCCTGCTGGGGACGGGGCCGAGTTCCACATCCCCACCGTGGGCCGGCAGCATGGAGGGAACTACAGCTGCAGCTACCGGCCCCCATCAGAGCCCTTCGTCTCCTCGGACCCCAGCGACCCCGTGGAGCTGGTGGTAGCAG ggccctgggcacCGCCCGAGTGTGGGGGCCAGCGGGTGAcgtcccagcctccccccgcaCGCTGCCTGGCTGTGTTTGGCAGTAGCCAAGATACCCCGGGGATGGGCTCACTGCGCAGCAGACAGGCCGGGGCAGAGGCACCT cagcccctcccGGGACGCCAGGATTTCACCGATGCCAACATTGCGTGCCTGGCGCTGAGCGCCACGGTCCTGCTCATCATGGGGCTAATCCTGACTGAGGCCTATTACAGCCGCCCGAGGGAGGTGCCCTAG
- the LOC141976880 gene encoding leukocyte immunoglobulin-like receptor subfamily A member 2 yields the protein MLPAGDGVCLTPHPPPTAELSSPKPSISLSPSGGVALRGAVTLRVSRADRGSYTCCYPPDSDPDTRSEPSDPVESVVADPSLPRPSISLSPTGVTAPGADVTIRCEGQRRDVRFFLHKAGDRDPPRHKDPAGDGAEFRIPTVGRLHGGSYSCSYRPRSEPFVSSDPSDPVQLVVAGGSKSPAPSGLTSPIIAGASAAAAVLLLLLVAFLCFRKTRVRKGAAPRPRSTIPWGVLKAPAQQDPIYSSVDEGKETQTLPQEPDPGTNGLTYAELDRQALHAKRGGPAPAPEPTQPSVYAAINVSRGAPQ from the exons ATGCTCCCTGCTGGGGACGGGGTCTGTCTCACGCCCCATCCCCCTCCTACTGCAGAGCTCAGctcccccaaaccctccatctcCCTGAGCCCCAGCGGGGGGGTCGCCCTGCGGGGAGCCGTGACCCTCCG AGTGAGCCGGGCAGACAGAGGCAGCTACACCTGCTGTTATCCCCCCGACTCGGATCCCGACACCCGGTCGGAGCCCAGCGACCCCGTGGAGTCGGTGGTAGCAG ATCCCAGCTTACCCAGACCCTCCATCTCTCTGAGCCCCACTGGGGTCACTGCCCCAGGGGCAGACGTCACCATCCGGTGTGAGGGGCAGCGCCGGGATGTGAGGTTCTTCCTGCACAAGGCTGGAGACCGGGACCCGCCGCGACACAAGGACCCTGCTGGGGACGGGGCCGAGTTCCGCATCCCCACCGTGGGCCGGCTGCACGGAGGGAGCTACAGCTGCAGCTACCGGCCCCGATCAGAGCCCTTCGTCTCCTCGGACCCCAGCGACCCCGTGCAGCTGGTGGTAGCAG GTGGATCCAAATCGCCGGCACCTTCAGGTCTGACCAGCCCCATCATCGCCGGGGCGAGCGCGGCAGctgctgtcctcctcctcctcctcgtggCCTTCCTCTGCTTCAGAAAAACCCGAGTCA GAAAAGGAGCCGCACCGAGACCGAGGAG CACTATCCCGTGGGGGGTGTTGAAGGCCCCGGCTCAGCAAGACCCCATCT ACTCCTCCGTCGACGAAGGGAAAGAGACACAGACCCTG ccccaggagcccGACCCTGGCACCAATGGTCTCACCTACGCCGAGCTGGACCGCCAGGCGCTGCATGCCAAGCGGGGGGGCCCGGCTCCTGCCCCTGAGCCGACCCAACCCAGCGTGTACGCCGCGATTAACGTGAGCCGGGGGGCCCCGCAGTGa
- the LOC141976878 gene encoding immunoglobulin superfamily member 1-like has product MELPAPGPSISAIPSEVIALQGAVTIHCQCRCEARRLFLYKGGIEIWKLDTAGDIVEITIPSARREDGGAYSCRPHSGSEPPNWSDPSDIVRIVVDGGAVTIRCRGRHQKVRFLLYQDGNPNGLQDAEPAGDMAEFPISSVSRRDAGRYSCRYSTKPDLPVWSEPSDPVELVVAEGSLPKASISVSPGGVIPVGGNVTIQCWHQRLGMRFLLYKDGDGNYLRYTDPAGYVAEFPIPSARREHGGSYTCRYSYRTGPAAYSEPSDPVQIIVAGEGPSPAPRLPAPHPARPPGGLSEPWCPADGTSSPTNEG; this is encoded by the exons ATGG AGCTCCCTGCGCCCGGACCCTCCATCTCCGCCATCCCCAGCGAGGTGATCGCCCTGCAGGGAGCCGTCACCATCCACTGTCAGTGTCGGTGCGAGGCCAGGAGGTTATTTCTGTATAAAGGTGGAATCGAAATCTGGAAGCTGGATACTGCTGGGGACATTGTTGAAATCACCATCCCCAGTGCCAGGCGGGAAGACGGAGGGGCCTACAGCTGCCGACCTCACTCTGGATCGGAGCCGCCCAACTGGTCGGATCCTAGCGACATCGTGCGGATTGTTGTTG ATGGGGGAGCCGTGACCATCCGGTGTCGGGGTCGGCACCAGAAGGTGAGGTTCCTTCTGTACCAAGATGGAAACCCGAACGGGCTGCAGGACGCGGAGCCGGCTGGGGACATGGCTGAGTTTCCCATCAGCAGTGTGAGCCGGAGAGACGCAGGGAGATACAGCTGCCGATATAGCACCAAACCAGACCTGCCCGTCTGGTCAGAGCCCAGTGACCCCGTGGAGCTGGTGGTAGCAG AGGGGTCCCTCCCCAAAGCCTCCATCTCCGTCAGCCCCGGTGGGGTGATCCCCGTGGGGGGAAACGTCACCATCCAGTGTTGGCATCAGCGCCTGGGCATGAGGTTCCTCCTCTACAAGGATGGAGACGGGAACTATCTGAGGTACACGGACCCTGCTGGTTATGTGGCTGAATTTCCCATCCCCAGCGCCAGACGGGAACACGGGGGCAGCTACACCTGTCGTTATAGCTACAGAACAGGACCAGCTGCCTACTCGGAGCCCAGCGACCCTGTGCAGATCATTGTAGCCGGTGAGGGGCCCAGCCCGGCACctcggctcccagccccacacccagccaggcCCCCAGGGGGTCTCAGCGAGCCCTGGTGCCCAGCAGATGGGACGTCCAGCCCAACCAATGAAGgttga